The following proteins come from a genomic window of Rhodohalobacter sp. 614A:
- a CDS encoding ABC1 kinase family protein, whose product MDEFPSSKYQRGKIFAKTGLKVGKNYAAHYLKTLTGRKSEKADVDRRTAEQVFGEFTNLRGTALKMAQTLSIDQGFLPEEFSEVMTQAQYKVPPINRSLVRSIIRRELGKYPEQIFDEFDAQAMAAASIGQVHKGRLKNGQPVAVKIQYPGVRDTISTDIALAGSLFKKFVSNGAHLDDYIEEIKSTLLKETDYIAEGQSINRFHERFASGDIITPEWIPGLSTERVLTMTFIEGVHLSDFLDKTPSQEERNHYGQILWNFFHHQIKDRKEIHADTHPGNFIFTPEGKLGVVDFGCVKSFPQEFFINYLRLLPTHLQQDEEEIIRLYKELDVLKDEPDSNKSEKAIYEFCKNYGYTFALPYIEDEFNFGDEEYKQILAGYTKSAPIFNGPRGSKHFIFTTRVHLGLYHFLMKLKATVQTKQSREIVEDILSMFP is encoded by the coding sequence ATGGATGAGTTTCCTTCCTCAAAATACCAGCGGGGAAAAATCTTCGCCAAAACAGGTTTGAAAGTTGGCAAAAACTATGCCGCTCACTATTTAAAAACATTAACCGGCCGAAAATCGGAAAAAGCTGACGTAGACAGACGAACGGCTGAACAAGTGTTTGGCGAATTTACCAATCTGCGGGGAACAGCTCTTAAAATGGCCCAAACACTCAGCATTGATCAGGGTTTTCTACCGGAAGAGTTCTCTGAAGTAATGACCCAGGCTCAATACAAAGTCCCACCCATCAACCGATCTTTGGTTCGATCGATCATTCGAAGAGAACTGGGAAAATATCCTGAACAGATTTTTGATGAGTTTGATGCCCAGGCGATGGCGGCCGCATCTATTGGCCAGGTTCATAAAGGACGACTGAAAAACGGTCAGCCGGTTGCCGTTAAAATTCAATATCCGGGCGTTCGGGATACAATCTCTACTGATATCGCGCTGGCGGGTTCTCTTTTCAAAAAATTCGTATCGAACGGTGCTCATCTGGATGATTATATCGAAGAGATAAAATCGACCTTGCTGAAAGAGACAGACTACATTGCTGAAGGACAATCCATCAACCGGTTTCATGAGCGGTTTGCTTCCGGTGATATCATTACCCCTGAATGGATTCCTGGGTTATCTACAGAAAGGGTTCTCACCATGACCTTTATTGAGGGAGTTCACCTGTCGGATTTTCTTGACAAAACTCCCTCTCAAGAAGAACGAAACCATTATGGGCAGATTTTATGGAATTTCTTCCACCATCAAATCAAAGACCGCAAAGAAATCCATGCGGACACCCACCCCGGCAATTTTATTTTCACACCGGAGGGTAAACTCGGAGTGGTTGATTTCGGTTGTGTAAAATCATTCCCACAGGAGTTCTTTATCAACTACCTGAGATTATTGCCCACACATCTGCAACAAGATGAAGAGGAAATCATCAGGCTTTACAAAGAACTTGATGTGTTAAAGGATGAGCCGGATAGCAACAAATCTGAAAAAGCTATTTATGAATTCTGCAAAAACTATGGGTATACATTTGCACTCCCCTATATCGAAGATGAGTTTAACTTTGGAGATGAAGAGTACAAGCAAATACTGGCAGGCTACACAAAGAGTGCGCCAATTTTTAACGGTCCGAGAGGCAGTAAACATTTCATTTTCACAACCCGTGTTCATCTTGGCCTTTATCATTTTTTGATGAAGTTGAAAGCCACTGTTCAAACAAAACAGTCGAGGGAGATTGTGGAAGACATCCTTTCCATGTTTCCCTGA
- a CDS encoding SusD/RagB family nutrient-binding outer membrane lipoprotein, producing the protein MKLSKLKITILLSGLLFFSAACEGFLDVNTDPTAPSEVPEDLQLSALLGVFSYQTIGNEPARTTNRWVQQLAWSGFPPSSDNYDFDESGPNNFWNSSYTVVLNNARELENLAEENGNLAYSGIAKVIQAWSFAILTDLWNEIPYTEAFDPANTTPAYDSQELVYSEVISLLEAALVDLSSESPEAPGSDDLLYGGDLVKWQKLANTLIARYQLRLTNAPGHSASEQANLALQALSNGFDSNSDDADFEYYDNAGEENPWYQFAIDGKWDTRDQLSDHYINLLKDLDDPRLPIQARPVGAVNNSGLVPGFDPDTVEYAGNVNGSEGDGAGSYSSIGAFYSDADSPLTWASYAEAKFIEAEATYIAQGAASAQDVYEEAIRASMSKLGVSQEAADSYIASLGPLAASANPLEDIIVQKYIANFLSLENYNDWRRTGYPELEPAVDPYTPSGEIPVRYPYPTSELQNNAESVSSTGIPVGYGSLDINVWWDSQN; encoded by the coding sequence ATGAAATTATCTAAACTAAAAATCACAATTTTATTGTCTGGATTACTTTTTTTCTCTGCTGCATGCGAGGGTTTTCTGGATGTTAATACCGATCCGACGGCTCCTTCGGAGGTGCCTGAAGATCTTCAGCTCTCAGCATTGTTAGGGGTATTTAGTTACCAGACAATTGGCAATGAACCAGCCCGAACAACCAACCGCTGGGTGCAACAACTCGCCTGGAGTGGATTCCCTCCCTCATCAGATAATTATGATTTTGATGAGTCAGGTCCTAATAACTTTTGGAACTCCAGTTACACAGTTGTTCTTAATAATGCCAGAGAACTGGAAAACCTGGCTGAAGAAAACGGTAATCTTGCATATAGTGGAATTGCTAAAGTCATACAGGCTTGGTCTTTTGCTATCCTAACAGATCTTTGGAACGAAATTCCGTATACCGAAGCATTTGATCCGGCAAATACAACCCCAGCTTATGACAGCCAGGAACTGGTGTATTCAGAAGTTATAAGTCTGCTTGAAGCAGCTTTGGTCGACCTTTCTTCGGAAAGTCCTGAAGCTCCGGGTTCCGATGATTTACTCTATGGAGGCGATCTGGTAAAATGGCAGAAATTAGCAAATACGCTTATTGCTCGTTATCAACTTCGTCTCACAAATGCACCGGGGCATAGTGCTTCCGAACAGGCAAATTTAGCCCTTCAAGCTCTATCTAACGGTTTCGACAGCAATAGTGATGATGCCGACTTTGAGTATTACGATAATGCTGGAGAAGAAAACCCATGGTATCAATTTGCTATTGATGGAAAGTGGGACACTAGAGACCAGCTGAGCGATCATTACATCAACCTGCTGAAAGATCTTGATGACCCGAGATTACCCATTCAGGCCCGACCTGTGGGAGCCGTTAACAATAGCGGATTGGTTCCAGGTTTTGATCCGGATACTGTTGAGTATGCTGGTAATGTTAACGGTTCAGAAGGAGATGGAGCCGGTAGTTATTCTTCAATCGGTGCTTTTTACAGCGATGCAGACTCTCCTCTTACATGGGCGAGCTATGCTGAAGCTAAATTTATTGAAGCGGAAGCAACCTATATTGCTCAAGGAGCTGCCAGTGCTCAAGATGTTTATGAAGAAGCAATTCGTGCTTCAATGAGCAAATTAGGTGTCTCTCAGGAAGCAGCGGATAGTTACATTGCATCACTGGGTCCACTCGCTGCTTCAGCAAATCCATTGGAAGATATCATTGTTCAGAAATACATAGCGAATTTCCTGAGCCTCGAGAATTACAATGATTGGCGAAGAACTGGATATCCGGAATTGGAACCGGCTGTTGATCCGTATACACCTTCTGGTGAAATTCCCGTGAGATATCCTTATCCAACTTCTGAGCTTCAGAATAATGCTGAGAGCGTATCAAGTACGGGAATACCTGTTGGATATGGATCTTTGGATATAAATGTTTGGTGGGATTCACAAAACTAA
- a CDS encoding queuosine precursor transporter — protein sequence MLLKSIRTPTPHKRDILFLSLTGIFLTALVLGNIVGTTKFVTIFSFEMPGWLQSVTPSLVRDGKTYTMSVPVGLLAYPFTFLVTDLISELFGRKKAQTVVWIGFFMNMYMLFLISVGHWFPNTYGVSGGLNLFEGVYEFVIANTISSMIAYLIAQTVDVRLFHFWKRFSKGNHLWLRNNGSTMFSQLVDSTAILSILYFSGNLGDNITSLSLLGILIINSYIFKFLFALLDTPIIYAAVWLFKEYDEDPEGYKLYQS from the coding sequence ATGTTATTAAAATCTATTCGCACTCCCACACCTCACAAGCGGGATATTTTATTTTTAAGCCTCACAGGTATTTTTCTAACGGCCTTGGTGTTGGGCAATATTGTGGGTACAACCAAGTTCGTTACAATTTTTTCTTTTGAGATGCCCGGTTGGTTACAGTCCGTAACCCCATCACTTGTAAGGGATGGAAAAACATATACGATGAGTGTTCCGGTTGGGTTACTTGCTTATCCCTTTACTTTTTTGGTTACCGACCTTATTTCTGAATTGTTCGGAAGAAAAAAAGCTCAGACTGTGGTGTGGATTGGTTTTTTTATGAATATGTATATGCTTTTTTTGATAAGCGTGGGTCATTGGTTTCCCAATACATATGGAGTAAGCGGTGGGCTGAATCTGTTTGAAGGTGTTTATGAATTTGTGATTGCCAATACCATTTCAAGTATGATTGCCTATCTGATTGCTCAAACCGTGGATGTCCGGCTTTTCCATTTTTGGAAAAGATTTTCCAAAGGCAATCATTTGTGGTTGAGAAATAATGGTTCCACCATGTTCAGTCAACTTGTTGATAGCACAGCAATTCTCAGCATTCTTTACTTCTCGGGAAATCTGGGCGACAATATTACCTCTCTTTCCTTATTAGGTATACTCATCATTAACTCCTACATCTTTAAATTTTTATTTGCTCTGCTCGATACTCCCATAATATATGCAGCTGTATGGCTCTTTAAAGAGTATGATGAGGATCCGGAGGGGTATAAACTCTATCAATCATAG